The Apibacter raozihei genome contains a region encoding:
- the uvrB gene encoding excinuclease ABC subunit UvrB — translation MKFEVVSPFQPTGDQPRAIESLSKGILNNERYQTLLGVTGSGKTFTIANVVQNIQRPTIILAHNKTLAAQLYMEFKEFFPNNAVEYFVSYYDYYQPEAFMPTTNTYIEKDLSINENLEKLRLSASSALLSGRRDVLVVSSVSCLYGIGNPQEFQKNLVALEVGQKITKTKLLQSLVSALYSRSEMNFGRGNFRVKGDVIDVFPAYSDTGIRIQLFGNEIDRIENVDYVSNNVIDSIENINIYPANLFVTSPDTLSQAIKNIQIDLGKQVEYYNEIGKSLEAHRLKERTEFDLEMIKELGYCSGIENYSRYLDGRAPGSRPFCLLDYFPKDFLMVVDESHVTLPQVHAMYGGDRSRKETLVEYGFRLPAAMDNRPLKFEEFEMMQNQVIYVSATPADYELQKSEGVFVEQIIRPTGLLDPEIEVRPSLNQIDDLMAEIQKRIEEDERVLVTTLTKRMAEELTKYLTKFGIRTRYIHSDIDTLERVEIMQDLRLGKFDVLVGVNLLREGLDLPEVSLVAILDADKEGFLRSHRSLTQTAGRAARNIHGKVIMYADKMTDSMKKTIDETSRRREIQNQFNIDHHITPKPLNKKITKISIGDQEAAIETYNVKDDIKTAAEPSVQYNNENLEKIISKKQKEMEKAAKNLDFLTAAKFRDEINELKETLNKNNS, via the coding sequence ATGAAGTTTGAAGTAGTTTCTCCTTTCCAACCTACAGGAGATCAGCCCAGAGCAATTGAATCACTATCCAAAGGAATATTAAATAATGAAAGATATCAAACCTTATTAGGAGTGACAGGTTCTGGTAAAACCTTTACCATTGCAAATGTTGTTCAAAATATACAACGCCCTACAATTATCTTAGCACACAATAAAACACTTGCTGCTCAGCTATATATGGAGTTTAAAGAGTTTTTCCCTAATAATGCAGTTGAATATTTTGTTTCTTACTATGATTATTATCAACCGGAAGCATTTATGCCTACCACAAATACTTATATCGAAAAAGATTTATCAATCAACGAAAATCTTGAAAAACTTCGATTAAGTGCATCATCAGCCTTACTTTCAGGAAGAAGAGACGTATTAGTTGTTTCCTCTGTATCCTGTTTATATGGTATAGGAAATCCGCAGGAATTCCAAAAAAACCTTGTGGCATTAGAGGTTGGCCAAAAAATCACAAAAACCAAATTATTGCAATCGTTAGTCTCAGCACTTTATTCTCGATCCGAAATGAATTTTGGAAGAGGTAATTTTAGAGTTAAAGGTGATGTTATAGACGTTTTTCCCGCATATTCAGACACGGGAATACGTATACAATTATTTGGAAATGAAATAGATAGAATTGAAAACGTAGATTATGTTTCCAATAATGTAATAGATTCCATTGAAAATATTAACATTTATCCTGCCAATCTGTTTGTTACCTCACCAGATACCTTAAGCCAAGCGATCAAAAATATACAAATTGATTTGGGTAAACAGGTAGAATATTATAATGAAATTGGTAAATCATTAGAAGCTCATCGTTTAAAAGAACGAACTGAATTTGATTTAGAAATGATTAAAGAGCTAGGGTATTGTTCAGGAATTGAAAATTATTCAAGATATTTAGATGGGAGAGCTCCCGGATCTCGCCCTTTCTGTCTATTGGATTATTTTCCTAAAGATTTTCTTATGGTTGTAGATGAAAGCCACGTTACTCTTCCACAGGTTCACGCCATGTACGGTGGAGATAGAAGCAGAAAAGAAACTTTAGTTGAATACGGTTTCAGGTTACCTGCAGCTATGGATAACCGCCCATTAAAATTTGAAGAATTTGAAATGATGCAAAATCAGGTAATTTATGTAAGTGCAACCCCTGCGGATTATGAGCTTCAAAAAAGTGAAGGAGTTTTTGTTGAACAAATTATCAGACCTACCGGACTATTAGATCCGGAAATAGAAGTCCGGCCTTCTTTAAATCAAATTGATGATTTAATGGCCGAAATACAAAAACGGATTGAAGAAGATGAAAGGGTTTTAGTTACTACTTTAACCAAAAGAATGGCAGAAGAACTGACCAAATACCTGACCAAATTCGGTATAAGAACACGATATATACATTCAGACATAGATACATTGGAAAGAGTTGAAATAATGCAGGATTTAAGATTAGGGAAATTTGATGTTCTTGTGGGAGTAAATTTGTTAAGGGAAGGTCTGGATTTACCCGAAGTTTCATTAGTTGCCATATTAGATGCGGACAAAGAGGGTTTTTTACGCTCCCACCGTTCGCTTACTCAAACTGCCGGACGTGCTGCCAGAAATATTCACGGTAAAGTAATTATGTATGCAGATAAGATGACTGATAGTATGAAAAAAACCATTGATGAAACATCTCGAAGAAGGGAAATTCAGAATCAGTTTAATATAGATCATCATATTACCCCTAAACCATTAAACAAAAAAATCACAAAAATATCCATAGGTGACCAAGAGGCTGCTATTGAAACCTACAATGTCAAAGATGATATAAAAACAGCTGCTGAACCTTCTGTGCAATATAATAACGAAAATCTGGAAAAAATTATTTCTAAAAAACAAAAAGAAATGGAAAAAGCAGCTAAAAATCTGGACTTTTTAACCGCTGCTAAATTCCGTGATGAAATCAATGAACTGAAAGAGACTTTAAATAAAAATAATTCTTAA